The stretch of DNA GTCGAGGTGAAGCGGCGCAGGCCCTTGGCGGCGATCGGCGGAAAGAGGCCCGAGGAGATCGCCTGAAGCTGCGCCCGCAGCGTCGCCGCGTGGGCGCCGATCATCGCGGCCGGCGCGACCGGGGCGGGAGGTTGCGGCGGGGTGTGCTGATTCATCCTCGCTTGCCCTGTTTGCAGAAAATTCGCCGGTTTGGCGTTCGAACTGCAATTGGCCCGTTTCGGCCCCGATTCGCAATCGCCGCGCCGCCATCGGCGCAAGCCTGGCGCAAGCGTCCGGCGGCAGGGGCGCAGGGCGGGGGAGGGGGCTTACCGGCACCGCGCTCCCCCGGTCAGACACGGGGCCCCCTCCGGACGGCAGGGGGGCTACCTCGAAATGGGGCGGCGTCGGCCGCTTCATCGCGCCTTCGCCCGGCGCTAGGGTCCCGGTCGGCGTCGGCACATAGGGACCAGGGTCACCCCGCCACGGCAAACCACCGGATCGTGCAATCGCGGAGACCGCGACGGGCAGCAGGCTTAATCCTCTCGGCGAAATCCGTAAGCTTGACGGAACTTCCTCCCAAGATCGGCCCGGCGGTTTGCCAGCCGTTAAGCTGTCCGGAGTGTAGTGTCCCATATCCACTCGGATCGACCCCGCCGCCCCGCAGTGGAACAGAAAATTCCCGAAAATAGACACGCGAAAATTTACCAAGAATTGGCCCCGAGATTGCAATCTCATCTGCCGAATGGGATGCTTGTCTCAAACAGGAAGGTGGTGCCTCATGGTCGAGATCTCCGACATCCGGGACGTGCTGAAGTCGCTGGAATCGCTGAAGGGCGTCGTCGACGGGCTGTCGGACGACGACGACCTGTTCGAGAAAGGGCTGGATTCCTTCGGCTCCGTGCAGCTGATGCTGGCCCTCGAGGAGCGGTTCGACATCGAGTTTCCCGATTCGGCGCTCGGCCGCCGCTCGTTCTCGACGATCCACATCATCCGGGACACCGTGGCGGGCCTGCGCCAGCAGGAGGCCGCATGAACATGCACGTCGAGGTCGCGGCGGCGTTGCCCGCCGCGACGCCGGCCCCGGCGGGCGACCTCGACGCGCGGGCCAAGCGCGTCGCGGAACACGCCGCCCGCCACGCCGACGCGGTCGACCGCGAGGGCCGCTTCCCGGCCGAGGCGGTCGCCGCGCTGAAGGCCGAGCGCCTGCTCGGCATCCAGGTCCCGCGCTCCCTGGGCGGGGAGGGGCCTCGATGAGCGAGATCGCCGAGCTCTGCGCCGTCCTCGGGCGCGCCTGCTCGGCCGCCGCGATGGTGTTCGCCATGCACCACATCAAGCTCGCGAGCCTCGTCACCCACGGGCTCGACAGCCCCTGG from Methylobacterium aquaticum encodes:
- a CDS encoding acyl carrier protein; translated protein: MVEISDIRDVLKSLESLKGVVDGLSDDDDLFEKGLDSFGSVQLMLALEERFDIEFPDSALGRRSFSTIHIIRDTVAGLRQQEAA